ATTATCTAAAGATCAACTATACGCAGGAACAGTACAGTTGGGCACTCGCCAACGAAGCGAATGTGTGGAACTACTTTGTAGAGAGCAATCTCGTTTACAGTGATGATCTGAGGCTCAGAGAACGGTTCATCAATCCGGGCCCATTTTCGAAATTTTATACCGAAATCGATAACGAATCTTCGCCACAAATCGGAATTTTCACCGGCTGGCAGATTTGCAGAACGTTTTTTGAGGTAAATCCTGACACAAAACTGCCCGATTTCCTTAAAATGGACAGCCAGAAAATCTTTGACGAAAGCAACTACAAACCCAAAAATTAAGTGGGTTGCAGATAAATATTTAAATAAAAGTTCTTAAAAATAGAAATATGAGAAAGACGCAAATTACGATCGATGTAGAACTCGACGAAAACCATATCCCTGAAAGAATGCTTTGGAATGCGCAGGACGGCGGCATCGAAGCACAGGAAACCAAAGCCACGATGATCTCTGTGTGGGACGATAAAAACATGGAAGCCCTAAGGATCGACCTTTGGACCAAGGACATGCCTGTAGACCAAATGAAAATGTTCCTTCACCAGATTTTAGTATCTTTAAGCAGCACCTACCAACGCGCGACGGGCGAAGACGATGTAGCTGCCTGGATTGAGCAAATGGCAGAAGAATTTGCCGCAAAATCAGCGATAAAAATGTAAAACCAATTTGAAAATTTAAAAATTAGCTCATTTGAAAATTAATGCATTGATTTTCAAATCTAAATTTCAAATTTCCAAATTATCAAATTAAATAGAAATGAATTTCAACACTAAAGTTATACACGGTGGCCAACACCACGAATCAGCGACAGGATCTGTGAATGTTCCGGTATTTTTAACCTCAACATTTGCACAAAAATCTCCGGGAATCCATTCAGGATACGAATATTCAAGAGCCGCAAACCCTACAAGACAGGCCCTGGAAGACAGTTTGGCAAGTATTGAAAACGGTGCGCGCGGTTTGGCGTTCGGTTCCGGTTTAGCCGCGATCGACTGTGTTTTAAAACTGTTGAACCCAGGGGACGAAATTATCGCGGTAGACGATTTATACGGCGGAACTTACCGGATGTTCACGCGTCTGTTCGAGAAATATCAGCTCAAATTTACTTTCGTAGGTTTTGATGACGTTGCGAAGATCTCGGGTTTAATTACAGACAAAACAAAACTGATCTGGCTCGAAACGCCTACAAATCCTTTGATGAAGCTGGTGGACATTAAAGCAGTAACAGATTTGGTGAAAGGCAAAGATATTCTTGTCGCAGTAGATAACACGTTCGCGACTCCATACATTCAGCAGCCGCTGGATTTGGGGGCGGATATTGTGATGCATTCAGCCACCAAATATTTGGGCGGACATTCGGACGTAATTGCTGGCGCGCTTATCGCGAAAACGGCTGAACTTGGCGAAAAACTTCACTTCATCCAGTTTGCAAGCGGCGGGATTTTAGGCCCGCACGATTCGTATTTGGTTTTGAGAGGAATTAAAACTTTAGCATTAAGAATGCAACGGCATTCATACAACGGGCTCGAAGTTGCGAAATATCTTGAAAATCACCCTGCAGTTGACCGTGTGATCTATCCCGGTCTTGAATCTCACCCGCAGTATGAGCTTGCCCAAAGACAGATGAAAGAGCCGGGCGGCATGGTTTCGTTCACCTTCAAATCCGGCAAAAAAGAAGATGCCGTGAAATTCTTGGAAAGGGTAAAAGTCTTCACGCTGGCGGAATCCCTTGGCGGCGTAGAATCGCTGGCAAACCATCCAACGCTGATGACGCACGCCTCAATTCCTGAAGACAAACGCCTTGAACTTGGCATTACCGACGATTTGGTAAGGCTGAGCGTAGGAATTGAAGACAAAGATGATCTGCTTGCGGATCTTGAAAGAGCATTCAACGCATAACAGTAAAAACGGGCAAATAATTTGCCCGTTTTTTTTATAATTTTGAGCATGACAGAATTTCAGAAATACATCCAGCGCTACCAGGACCTCGTGCCTTCCGAAAACTGGATTGAGGAAATGAAAATTTCAGGAGAACGCACTAGTTCCCTCTATAAGTTTCTATCGGAAGAGCAGGAAAATTTCGCGTATGCCGCAGGAAAATGGACTTTAAAAGAAGTGCTGCAACACCTCATCGATGCCGAAAAAATATTTGCTTACCGTGCACTGCGTTTTGCGCGCGAAGACAAAACTCCACTTCCTGGCTGGGACGAGGAAGATTATGGAAAGACGTATTCACTAGAAAACAGAAACATTGAAAGCCTCGTGGAAGAATTTGAAACCATCAGGAAATCATCTGTTATCTTCTTCGGAAATTTAGATCAAATTCAACTTTCCCACACAGGAATTGCTAACGGAAACGAAATTTCGGTAGAGCATCTTGGGAAGCTGACTGTAGGGCATAACATTCATCATCTGAATGTGATCGATGAACGTTATATGACCACAATAACACCTCTTTTATGATCTGCCCATGCTGTTCTGAAAAATCTTATGAAGATTGCTGCAGACCTTATCATGTAGGCGAAAAACATGCGCCGACAGCTGAAGCATTGATGCGTTCGAGGTTTTCTGCTTTTGCGTTTCCCAACGGCGAATATTTAATGGAAACCACGCTTCCTGAAAAAAGAAAATTTCATAATACCAATGATCTTCAGGAATGGGGCGAAATCAACACGTGGACAAAACTCGAAATTGTCCAGAAGCCCGCCCAGGATCAGGTAGAATTCAAAGCGTATTATACCGATGAAGACGGGCAGCCGCAGCTTCATCATGAACTTTCACTGTTCAGGAAACTGAAGGAGCGGTGGTATTATGTCTCAGGTAAATTTTTAAGTTAAATCATCTTTTCGCGCCGCTTTCTTTTTCTGGCGTAAAACATAGAGATACAGGCTTTCGACTTTCGTTCTGGCCCAATCTGTTTTCCTTAAAAACTTCAGCGACGAACTGATACTCGGGTTATCGGTAAAGCATTTTATGTTAATCTGCTCACCGAGTTTTTCGAAACCTCCATAATAATCTACCAACTCTTCGAGGATGGCATCGAGGCGCTTTCCGTGCAGCGGATCTTTAGATTTCTCTTCCATGCTGTAAAAATAAGGATTAACATTTTAGCTTCGCTGAAATTTAAACCTCAAACAAATGTTTTAATTTTGCCGAAAAGCACTCTCAATACTATGCAAAACCTTATCGATACCTTAATTTCCGGCGGAACCATACTTTATCCTACTGATACGATTTGGGGAATTGGCTGCGACGCCACCAATGTTGAAGCCATCAACAAAATATTTGAAATAAAAAGGCGCGAGAAAAGCAAGTCGATGATTGTTTTGGTAGAATCGGTGAAGCGTCTTCAGGATATCGTTGACGTTCCGGAACTGGCGTGGGACATCATGGACCTTTCGGAAAAGCCCGTCACAATTATCTACGACAACCCCAAAGGTTTGCCCGCAGAACTGCTCGCAGAAGACGGCAGCATCGGAATCCGTCTGATTAAAGATCCGTACCTTAAGAAACTGATCGGCAAGCTCAACAAACCGTTGGTTTCTACTTCTGCAAACTTAAGCGGCAGCAAATCACCAATGAAATTTTCGGATATCAGCGACGAAATCATCAGCTCGGTTGATGCAGTTTCGGATGAAAACCACGATAAAGTTTCGGAATATTCCGGATCATCCGTGATCAGAATGTGGATGGATGGCCGCGTAAAAATTCTGCGGGAGTAACCCGCTATTTTTTGTACAGCTTTTCGTAAAGTGCGATCCAGTCTTGTGGTGAACGTCTTTTTACAAGTTCGGCAACCAATTCAAACGGAATTTCATCGGGTTTTTTGAAGCGGATACACGATTTTCCCATGTCGAGTTTTCTTGCTGAATGTTTCGGATATTCCTGTACAAACCAATCCAACAGTTCGGGTTCGGCATAAATCCCCATGTGATAGAGTGCAATGAAATTCTTCTGCGAAGCAAGATTGATAAATGGCAGCGGCGCACCCGGCGTACAGTGATAGCCTGCAGGATAAGTTTCTAGCGGAACGCTCCAGCCGATCATCCCGTAGCTGATGTTTTCCTGAAAGCCTTCGGGTATATTTTCGGATATCGTTTTATAAAGTTTGGTGAATGCCTCTTTTCTGTCTTCAGGGACACCCGACAGATATTCCGCGATTGTGTTGGCCGCTATTTGCATGGTTTTACTTTTTTATAAAATTACAAAACAAAAAAAATCCGGAATCAACATTCCGGATTTTATATTTTATTTCTTTAAATGATTATCAAAGTAATCGGTTACTTTCTGCATCAGGTGAACGCGGTCTTTCCCAATCACGTTATGCGCGTGGCCGGGATACACGAAATAATCGAGCTGAACGCCGTTATCTACCGCGGCTTTCAGAAACTTCACCGAGTGCTGCCACACCACAACATCGTCCTGCGTGCCGTGAATCATCAGCAATTTTCCTTTTAAATTCTGCACTTTATCTAATAGGTTCGCTTTCGCATAACCTTCCGGATTTTGTTGTGGCGAATCCATATATCTTTCGGTGTACATAATTTCATACATATTCCAGTCGATTACAGGTCCGCCGGCAACGCCTGCCTTAAAGATTTCAGGATGTTTAAGCATAAAACTGGTCGTCATAAAACCGCCATAGCTCCAGCCGTGGATACCCATATTTTCGGCATCTACATACGGCAACGATTTAAGATAATCTACGCCTTTCAACTGATCATTCATTTCGGTTTCACCCATATTTCTGAAGACAGCCTGCTCGAATTTCATTCCTCGGTTCGAAGATCCCCGGCCATCCATCGTGAAGACGATATATCCGTTCTGTGCCATATATTCGTACCACAAATTACCCGATTCCGGGAAACTGTTTGTTACCAACTGCAGATGCGGCCCGTTGTAGAGGTACACAATAACAGGATATTTTTTCGAGGCGTCAAAATCTGTTGGCAGAATAATTTTACCGTAAAGCGGCGTGCCGTCGTCGGCTTTCAGGTTTACATTTTTTATTTCCGGCCTTTTATATTTTGCCAAAGGGTTTTCTGAGGTCAGAATATTTTTGGTCTGCAGCGTAGAAGTGTTGATGAAGTTTATGCTGCGAGGCGTTGTGGCATTGCTGTAAATATCATAAAGCTGCGAACCGTCTTTGCTCAAAATTCCGGTGTGCATGCCGGGTGCGGTGGTGAGTTTTTGCGTTCGGAAATTGTTCCAGTTGATTTTATACAGATGTCTTTCGAGCGGACTTTGCTGCGTTGACGCGTAATAGATTTCTTTTTTCTTTTCATTAAACCCTAAAACATCGGTTACTAGCCAGTCTCCTTTGGTGATCTGTGAAACAAGGCCTTTGTCTAAATGGTAATGAAACAGATGATTGTAGCCCGTGCGCTGGCTTTGCCAGATGAAATCGGTATTCGAATTCGGGAAGAACATCAGTTGATGCTGCGGCTCGACATACTGCTCAGATTTTTCTTCGAACAGCGTTTTCATCAGCGTGCCCGTGGCGGCGTCGTACTGATTCATTTTTAAATGATTCTGGTCCCGGTTCAGCACACCTACAAAAATATACTTAGAGTCGGGGCTCCAGGTTACCGCTGTTAGATACTGTTCCTTATCGCCTTCAATGTTCAGAAATGTTGTTTTCTGTGCATTGATATCGTAAACACCCAAGGTTACGTGGTGAGAAGTACTGCCCGCCATCGGATATTTGATGTTGGTATTTTTGGCCGGCGTTACAGACCAGTCGATTACCGGATAATCCGTCACCATCGTTTCATCCATCCTGTAGAACGCGATTTTAGCTGAATTGGGCGCGGCAAAAATACCACCGCTGATTCCGAATTCACTGCGGTGCACCGCCTGGCCGTTTACGATATGCTCGTTTTCGTCGCTGGTAATTGCGACGGTTTTTCCGTTTCTGTTCAGAAAAAGATTGTTCTTTACGGTATAGGCGATCGATTTGTTATCGGCTAACACCTGAATATTTTCGGCACCGTCATTCAAAGCCGTCCATTCGGAGGTCTTCCAGTCGTTCCCTGATTTTTCGAGCCTGTAATATTTACCCTTTTGCGAGAAATAACCTTGGGTGCGGCTCGTGAACTTAACCGGCGGCAAAGCATTGAATTTCTGCTCTGCAGAAAGATTTTTATTGATTTGATACAGGGAAACCAGTGTATCCTGTTTCATGCTTTGCATTTCGGTGATCAGATAGCCGTTTTTCGTGCCCTGAACATACGACTTAGCGTCATCATTCCACGAGAACTGAGAGATGCTTTTTACGGCAAGATTACTGCGCAAGCCATTAACGGCTTCTGCCATCGTATATTTTTGGTTTTGCGCAGCCAGTAAACCACTAAAACCTAGGAATACAAGGGATAAATGTGAGAATTTCATTGTCTTATTTTAAGCTTTAAAAATAAGAAATAAAATTGAATTGTTAAAAAATGTTAATTTGGATGAAAGCGGTAAATAGAAACGAACGGATCTACGGTTGATTTTGTCTGGTTCCACCTATATTGGTGCGTCCAGTAGGCAATTTTCATCGAAATAATACCCAGTCCCGCCCCAAAAAGAACATCGGAGATATAGTGTTTATCATTGGCCATCCGCATGATACCAATACCCGTTGCAAAACCGTATGAAACGTAAGGCACCCAGCGGTGATTTTCGCCATACTCAATTGAAAGCATCGTCGCACCAGCGAACGCGTTGGCGGTGTGGCCGGAGGGAAATGAAAAGGCTGTACCGTCAGGGCGCGGCTTTTTAAGTGTTTTCTTTAATGCGTAAACCAATCCAAGATTCAGAACCTGACCTTTTATGAGTATTGCGGTGCGGTTTTGCCAGTCGGTTCGTGGTTGCATTCCGGCCCATTCAAAGCCGTAAACTGCGGCCACTGGCGCAAACTGGGCATAATCGTCAAGATGGTTTCCAAAGCCTAAGATATCGGAAGTCTCACTTCCGCTGTTTTCAATATCAATCGCCTGGACGCGGTCGTAATCAAATAAAATTCCGGCAGTCATCAAAACTGCCGGAATATAAATTTTTTGGGTTTTAAACCCGAAAGGTTGATTGTAAAGA
This window of the Flavobacteriaceae bacterium 3519-10 genome carries:
- a CDS encoding Dipeptidyl peptidase IV; the encoded protein is MKFSHLSLVFLGFSGLLAAQNQKYTMAEAVNGLRSNLAVKSISQFSWNDDAKSYVQGTKNGYLITEMQSMKQDTLVSLYQINKNLSAEQKFNALPPVKFTSRTQGYFSQKGKYYRLEKSGNDWKTSEWTALNDGAENIQVLADNKSIAYTVKNNLFLNRNGKTVAITSDENEHIVNGQAVHRSEFGISGGIFAAPNSAKIAFYRMDETMVTDYPVIDWSVTPAKNTNIKYPMAGSTSHHVTLGVYDINAQKTTFLNIEGDKEQYLTAVTWSPDSKYIFVGVLNRDQNHLKMNQYDAATGTLMKTLFEEKSEQYVEPQHQLMFFPNSNTDFIWQSQRTGYNHLFHYHLDKGLVSQITKGDWLVTDVLGFNEKKKEIYYASTQQSPLERHLYKINWNNFRTQKLTTAPGMHTGILSKDGSQLYDIYSNATTPRSINFINTSTLQTKNILTSENPLAKYKRPEIKNVNLKADDGTPLYGKIILPTDFDASKKYPVIVYLYNGPHLQLVTNSFPESGNLWYEYMAQNGYIVFTMDGRGSSNRGMKFEQAVFRNMGETEMNDQLKGVDYLKSLPYVDAENMGIHGWSYGGFMTTSFMLKHPEIFKAGVAGGPVIDWNMYEIMYTERYMDSPQQNPEGYAKANLLDKVQNLKGKLLMIHGTQDDVVVWQHSVKFLKAAVDNGVQLDYFVYPGHAHNVIGKDRVHLMQKVTDYFDNHLKK
- a CDS encoding Sua5 YciO YrdC YwlC family protein; translation: MPKSTLNTMQNLIDTLISGGTILYPTDTIWGIGCDATNVEAINKIFEIKRREKSKSMIVLVESVKRLQDIVDVPELAWDIMDLSEKPVTIIYDNPKGLPAELLAEDGSIGIRLIKDPYLKKLIGKLNKPLVSTSANLSGSKSPMKFSDISDEIISSVDAVSDENHDKVSEYSGSSVIRMWMDGRVKILRE
- a CDS encoding gliding motility protein GldC; the encoded protein is MRKTQITIDVELDENHIPERMLWNAQDGGIEAQETKATMISVWDDKNMEALRIDLWTKDMPVDQMKMFLHQILVSLSSTYQRATGEDDVAAWIEQMAEEFAAKSAIKM
- a CDS encoding Cystathionine gamma-lyase, translated to MNFNTKVIHGGQHHESATGSVNVPVFLTSTFAQKSPGIHSGYEYSRAANPTRQALEDSLASIENGARGLAFGSGLAAIDCVLKLLNPGDEIIAVDDLYGGTYRMFTRLFEKYQLKFTFVGFDDVAKISGLITDKTKLIWLETPTNPLMKLVDIKAVTDLVKGKDILVAVDNTFATPYIQQPLDLGADIVMHSATKYLGGHSDVIAGALIAKTAELGEKLHFIQFASGGILGPHDSYLVLRGIKTLALRMQRHSYNGLEVAKYLENHPAVDRVIYPGLESHPQYELAQRQMKEPGGMVSFTFKSGKKEDAVKFLERVKVFTLAESLGGVESLANHPTLMTHASIPEDKRLELGITDDLVRLSVGIEDKDDLLADLERAFNA